Proteins encoded by one window of Mastacembelus armatus chromosome 23, fMasArm1.2, whole genome shotgun sequence:
- the LOC113142173 gene encoding sodium- and chloride-dependent GABA transporter 2-like: MKGEAVKTGLSNGTSQSKDPLPTSVEKMEERGQWSNKVEFILSVAGSIIGLGNVWRFPYLCYKNGGGAFLIPYLIFLFTCGVPVFFLETALGQYTSEGGITCWRKISPLFEGLGYGTQVIVTLLNFYYIVVLAWGIFYLSFSFSRDLAWSSCNNTWNTVNCVEFQRRSTSINTTSNLNTTSPVMEFWERRALRISPGIDHMGSLNWDLALCLFIAWVMCYFCIWKGVKSTGKVVYFTATFPYLMLTVLLIRGLTLPGAGIGIQFYLYPDLGRLADPQVWMDAGTQIFFSYAICLGSLTALGSYNKYNNNCYRDCLALCFLNSGTSFVAGFAIFSILGFMSYEQNVPISEVAESGPGLAFIAYPRAVTMMPFSPLWAALFFIMIVFLGLDSQFVCVESLVTAIVDMYPAVFRRKNRRELFLLAVVLFSFLMGLIMLMEGGMYVFQLFDYYAASGMCLLFMSIFETVCIAWVYGADRFYDNIEDMIGYRPGPYIKYCWLFFTPATCIGTFAFSLIKYTPLKYNNVYVYPWWGYVIGWLLALSSMVCIPLWMAYKIGTTQGTLRERIQLLITPSEDLPKTKRDQERLLAIFAPEGDGTMTRNDYFPVTERDSNF, encoded by the exons ATGAAAG GAGAAGCTGTCAAAACGGGACTTTCCAATGGCACAAGCCAATCCAAGGACCCGCTGCCCACCTCAGTGGAGAAGATGGAGGAGCGGGGCCAGTGGAGCAACAAGGTAGAGTTTATCCTGTCGGTCGCCGGCTCCATCATCGGCCTGGGCAACGTGTGGCGCTTCCCTTACCTCTGCTACAAGAACGGAGGAG GTGCTTTTCTCATCCCCTACCTGATCTTCTTATTCACCTGTGGTGTCCCTGTCTTCTTCCTCGAGACGGCCCTGGGCCAGTACACCAGCGAGGGGGGCATTACTTGTTGGAGAAAAATCAGTCCCTTGTTTGAAG GTCTTGGCTATGGTACCCAGGTGATAGTAACCCTGCTGAACTTCTACTACATTGTGGTTCTGGCCTGGGGGATTTTCTACCTGTCCTTCTCCTTCTCACGGGACCTGGCCTGGTCATCCTGCAACAACACATGGAATACAG TAAACTGTGTAGAGTTTCAGAGGAGGAGCACCTCAATCAACACAACGAGCAACCTAAACACCACCTCTCCTGTCATGGAGTTCTGGGA GAGGAGAGCATTGAGGATTTCCCCAGGCATCGACCACATGGGCTCTCTGAACTGGGACCTGGCGCTGTGTCTGTTCATCGCCTGGGTCATGTGCTACTTCTGCATCTGGAAGGGGGTGAAATCCACAGGAAAG GTGGTCTACTTCACTGCAACCTTCCCCTATCTGATGCTCACTGTGCTGTTAATCAGAGGCCTAACGCTGCCTGGTGCTGGCATCGGCATCCAGTTCTACCTCTACCCTGACTTGGGACGACTGGCAGACCCACAG GTGTGGATGGATGCTGGCACCCAGATCTTCTTCTCCTATGCCATCTGTTTAGGGTCTCTGACAGCTCTGGGCAGctacaacaaatacaacaataacTGCTACAG AGACTGCCTGGCGCTGTGCTTTCTGAACAGCGGCACCAGCTTCGTGGCAGGCTTTGCAATCTTCTCCATCCTCGGTTTCATGTCATATGAACAGAATGTTCCGATATCAGAAGTGGCAGAGTCTG GTCCTGGCCTGGCTTTCATAGCTTACCCCCGTGCTGTGACCATGATGCCCTTCTCTCCTCTGTGGGCCGCCCTCTTCTTTATCATGATTGTTTTTCTGGGGTTGGACAGCCAG tttgtgtgtgtcgaGAGCCTCGTGACGGCGATAGTCGACATGTACCCCGCCGTGTTTCGCCGTAAAAACCGCAGGGAGCTCTTCCTGTTAGCCGTCgtcctcttctccttcctcatgGGCCTCATCATGTTGATGGAG GGGGGCATGTATGTCTTCCAGCTCTTTGATTACTATGCAGCCAGTGGCATGTGTCTTCTCTTCATGTCCATCTTTGAGACAGTCTGCATTGCATGGGTCTATG GTGCAGATCGCTTCTACGACAACATTGAGGACATGATTGGCTACCGTCCAGGACCTTACATCAAGTACTGTTGGTTGTTCTTCACCCCAGCCACTTGCATT GGTACTTTTGCCTTCTCCCTCATCAAATACACTCCTCTTAAGTACaacaatgtgtatgtgtaccCATGGTGGGGTTATGTTATTGGGTGGTTGCTGGCTCTCTCCTCCATGGTCTGCATTCCTCTTTGGATGGCATACAAGATTGGCACCACCCAGGGGACACTCCGAGAG cGCATCCAACTGCTCATCACACCATCTGAAGATTTACCCAAAACCAAGAGGGATCAGGAGAGGTTACTTGCCATCTTTGCTCCTGAAGGCGATGGCACCATGACGAGAAATGACTACTTTCCTGTCACAGAGAGAGACTCCAACTTTTGA